The following is a genomic window from bacterium.
TTTCAACGTACTTATAGTACGTTTCAAGATTTTGTTCAATCAAAGACAGTCGTCTTTGAAGCGCATTGAACATAATATTAAAGCGTTTATAATTACCAAGCCCTAAAAATCCGGCCCGGGGCTGATGAGGGCTAAGAGATGGACGAGCGTGGCGGTGGCAATAAGAGCGAGATAGGGCATGGGTGGAATTTAGATTATATCGTAGGGGGGAGAATCTGGAAAGACTGATAGGCGGGTGGAGTGTATTTTTTGAACAAGTGCCATAATACTGAAATTATTATACCCTGTACTCACGGAAACAATCCTTCCCTTGGGGTTGTTAATCTACCGTGAACAATTAATAATCTTCACTCTTAAAAGTACAAGTGTTAACATATTATTATGACCGTTCATGGTAGAACAACAAAGCTTGTTGAGGTGTATGAGAAATATATCAAAGGAACACCAGAAAAGGGATTAGTAGAAGAGAAAAAATTTCTTGTTTGTTTTCTTACGCAGGCTGTTTGCAAAGGAATGAATTTTAACTCAAATAAGGTTTATATTAGTACGCGGGTTTTAAAGCATATGTATGATAAAAAACCAGCAGAGGAGTTTAATTTTCTGTTGGTAAATCTGAATAAAATTGTTAGGTATCCTGATCATATATACGCCAACAAGCTTGGTAAAAGAGGAGACATCTGTTTACAAAAATGCGTCGCCGGTAACCAATATCTATGTTCTATTGAATTTGTTGGCACCGAAGAAGAACAAAAAGAAATACAAATAACAACGGCTTTCCGAATAAGAAAGTCTAATTATTTACTCGGTTATAAACTACTGTGGAGCTGGAAGGGCGACATTCCTTCATCGTAATACTTTCGTTGCCACTATTGGACTACTTGTACCCCGCAGTAGAGCCTTTCTGCGTTTCAGCCCCACAATAGTTAATAACCTAGTTTTAAATGAACCTTTTATATAAAAAGGGCGACTGTTTATACTAACTTAATTTGTTGTATGTGTCAACATATGACCATTAATACCACAGTACTACTTTGCTTGATGTATGTAAAATTACGCCAGCGGGCAAAATCTCTTGCTCCGTCATTTTGTTTATTGCGAATAAACCAAATGACGGAGTTCTTCGGTTTTTGTGTAAACACGTTTTCACGAAACGTGAAAACGTGTTTATGTACATTAGAATCTGTTTCGCAAGGCGAAACTTACCTCGAGAGTTCTTCGATTCTTGTGCCCCGCCGGTGGCGGGGTGTACAACATCTGATTAGTTTTGCTTCGCAAAACATATTCAATGAGTGGGCAGGGAAGGATTCGGCTTCAACAATTGCGACTGATGTCGCAATTGTCTAGCCACCGGCTCGTGGTTTCGCATTGGCGAAACATCACGAGCCGTTCGAATCCTCACATAACACAAGCAGTTGTGTTACTCCTGCCCGTAACAAAAAACACCAGGCGCAAGGCCTGGCATTTTTTGTTATGTGGGCAGGGAAGGATTCGAACCTTCGAAGGCAGAGCCGCGGCATTTACAGTGCCGTCCATTTGACCAACTTTGGTACCTGCCCGAAAATATTAATTTGTTAATTGTTCTGCTTCTTCCTTAATCCATTCTCTAATTTGATTCAGAAGCTTTTTGTCATAATATCTAATGTGAACCAGTCCGTGGGGCATCTTATCAATTTTATTTGGATCAAAGTCGGTGCGAATATATGGCTTTGTAAAATGGTCTATTGGGATGCCGGTTAGATTAGACCAAAAATTTGTAATTTTTGCAACATCTTGGTTTTTGTGACAATAAATCATCGCCCGAAGTTTTGTTTCGTTTATTCCGCAAATCTTTCGTAAATACATTGTGAACAATTTGATCATTTCCGGTTTACTGTTAGTAAAATCGACGTTTGTTGCTTTTTCAGATGTGGTACCTTCGCACCAATACATAATAGTGCCGGCAGTTTTAAGTTTTTTAAGTTGCATTGTCCGCTGGTTCGGGGCCAGAACGTATGAAGCAGGTTTTTTATTGAACGCCAATTTTGATAATTCCTTGTGCGTTCTCCTTTGAATTTTGTGTCTTCGCATAAATCGATAGACAGTTGTAATGCTAACATTGATTCGAGTTGCTATTTCGTTGGCGGACAATTTCTCTTTGTAATACAGATTTTCGATAGTTACTTTTTCTGAAGTTGGAATGACATATGTTCTATTCATGTGATAATTATAACAAGTACATAGAATAACCGGCAATAGTCAAAAGTCTCTAAGAAAAAACCGACTACTTGGTCGGTTTGTCGGGCTCGGTGGTGGAGATAAGGAAGATTCCTTTTTCGAAACCACCTCGTTCGTCTCTTATTCTTTTTTGTTCCGCGGTGATATCTTCCCATGAGATTCTCTGAAGTCGGGTGATTGCTTCTAAGACTTCCAGTACATCTGCGAGTTCATGGGTGAGTTTAGCCGGCTTTGCTCTGGCGGTCTCGCGCGCTTCTTCGACGAGCTTGGAAAGTAAGTGGGGAAGTCGAGCGTCGAGCGGAACTGTTTTCGTTTCACAATCGACCCCGATGCCTTTCAGGTATTTTGGAATACCATCACGGACAAGTTTGTTGTAAGTAACAGTTTTCATTTTTTGTTCCTTTCTGTGATTTTACGGTACAACAGATAACAATTAAATCAAATGGTTGTTTTGAGTATTTTTTACATGTTTCGTTTTCGCACTAAAGGTAGCTCCGAAAATACGTGTCTGTTGACGCGTATTTTCGGAGTTCTTTGACACTTGTGCAAAATAACCCAGTTGGTAATTGAAGGGCTCCGAAACTTTGCGCATCCGAGCACAAAGATTTCGGAGTTCTTCGATTCTTGTGCAAAACGACTCAACAGGATGTTGAGTCGTTTTGTGTACATTTTATAGTTTCGCAGAGCGAAACGGATAAGGAAGGTCGCTCCGAGACTCGGCGCTTTCGAGCGCCTAGAGTCTCGGAGTTCATTGATTCTTGTGTAAAACATCTCCACGGGGTGTGGAGATGTTTTATGTACATCTGATTAGTTTTGCTTCGCAAAACTTATTCAATGAGCCGGAGGTGGGAATCGGACCCACGACCTCTTCATTACCAATGAAGTGCTCTACCACTGAGCTACGCCGGCAGGTGTTTATGTTCGCTAGCATGCCTTATTTTTTGCGAATCGTCTAGAACCTTGCTTGGGGTTATACTGGGAATGTAAATTATGCGCAGATTCTTTTTGGGGATAATTGGTGGAATAATCGTTGTGGCGATTGCTTATTTTTATGGTGCGGATATTTTGCGTCAAATATCGCTCGGAGGTGAAAGTGGGACGCCGAGGCCCACGGCGACATCCTTGGTGGATGAGGCGCAATCGGTTAATCAAAATAGAACGATAAAAACGACTGGCGTTAAAAAAACGAATGATGATATTTTAATGGCGAAATATGTTGTCTCCGAACGTCCCAAAGAAGGAACAGAACAGTGGACGGACTTGTATTTGTCTTCGGACGGTATCATGCGCACTATCACACCACCCGATAACGTGGATCGGACGGTAAAACCGGTAACAGATGGTAGTAATATATATTATTTAATCGAAAATAAAAATATTCGGGAACAAGGAAGAAGTTTAGTTAGTGTGGGGATTGAAGATAATAAACAAACGCTGATTTCTGATTCAACTCCGCTTGTTGAACCGCGCTCCGTTTTTTCGGCCAATGATGGTAAGACGATTGCTTTTTATTTGGACGGTACGCAAAAGAAAATGACCGAGCTTTGGACATATTCCGCGGAAAAAGCGCGGAAGCGAGTTTCCGTGGAAAGATTGACGCAGAACGCGCAGGGTCCTTTTTGGGACGCCAACGGGGGCTTTCTGTTGCGTGACGGAGCAACTGTTTTGCGTGGATCGCCAAATAGAACCGGTGCCGATATTTTGCCGATAAAATTGGATTGGAAAAATATTTTATCGGGAAGGTCGATGATTCCATCACCGGGTGGAACGCAGATTGTATATTTGATTGGTGAAAAAAAAGGAAAAGATGTTTCTGCGGTACTGCTGGTTTGGGATTTGAAAGAAAATCAGGAGCGAGAAATTGCTTCTTTTACGACGGATAAAGTAGAAATACTTGGCTGGAGCAATAGTGGGGCATTGGTTGTAAGAGAAGGGGAAGGTGACGTAAAAATTTGGAATATTACCAAAGACGCAAAAGAAAATTATGGTCTTGAGGCCAACGCGCGTTCGGTAATATTGGCAGGGGACGGTTCGGAAATTTCATATATCTTACCGGGATCGACGGGGGAAAAGATGGTTTCACGGGTTGCGAAAACCGGCGATGTCGTAGCGCGAGAGGTTTTGCCGGCTCTCAATGATGTTTCAATTACGGGGGTTACCAGCAGGACGGATATTATCCAATTTCTACGTTTAAATGTTGTTGTGGAAGGTTATTCTCAAGCAGCAGAGTTTCCGCTTGCAAAAGAAGTGATAGTGGGTTATGTTATGCATCATATCCGAGAGATTGCCGCGGTGGGCGAAGGGGAAGCGGCTATCGCGCAACGGGTTTGGTTTACGCATGTTCCCGGCGCAATTTATGTCGATTACTTGGTCGGCTCAACGCTTTGGCGCCGTTTGATCCAAGTTGACGGAGCGGGCGGTCAGGCTTCAAAATATACGCTTATCGGGGTTTATGCGCCGGCTTCAGGGGAATGGGTGTTGGCCAAGGGGCGCAACCTGACAGACCCGAGTACAACCGAACTTTACGAATTTGATCCCGAGTCCGAGAAATGGCTTAAAAAAGATATAACGAATATTCATCCATAATTTTTAGAGAAAACCATGGCAACGAGTGACTTCAAAAAAATCAATTGCACAGTTTGTAAGCAACAAAATTATATGCGTCGCAAGCCCAATAAGAAGGGTGTGCAAGCGGAAAAACTGGAGACGTCAAAATTCTGCAAGCACTGTCGCGCGCACACGGCGCACAAAGAGTCGA
Proteins encoded in this region:
- a CDS encoding helix-turn-helix domain-containing protein codes for the protein MNRTYVIPTSEKVTIENLYYKEKLSANEIATRINVSITTVYRFMRRHKIQRRTHKELSKLAFNKKPASYVLAPNQRTMQLKKLKTAGTIMYWCEGTTSEKATNVDFTNSKPEMIKLFTMYLRKICGINETKLRAMIYCHKNQDVAKITNFWSNLTGIPIDHFTKPYIRTDFDPNKIDKMPHGLVHIRYYDKKLLNQIREWIKEEAEQLTN
- the rpmG gene encoding 50S ribosomal protein L33; its protein translation is MATSDFKKINCTVCKQQNYMRRKPNKKGVQAEKLETSKFCKHCRAHTAHKESK
- a CDS encoding nucleoside triphosphate pyrophosphohydrolase, which encodes MKTVTYNKLVRDGIPKYLKGIGVDCETKTVPLDARLPHLLSKLVEEARETARAKPAKLTHELADVLEVLEAITRLQRISWEDITAEQKRIRDERGGFEKGIFLISTTEPDKPTK